From Thermogemmatispora onikobensis, one genomic window encodes:
- a CDS encoding universal stress protein → MMLVTLVATPTNPLLVTPTGVAIALLFAASIIGVLGWMLHLPPETELSRTASRAVRSLNKMTRILVPLLHCSEESDRALALALQMARHRNGSVWALAVIEVPFMLPLDATLGTEEERVQALVERARSVARQMPSALTVRVLKARQAGSAIVYEATQIAADLIIVANCPVRVRGSLQQIDPAVEYVLKHAPCEVLVLSGARFLPHREQEPTQFSPHPTTEEGTDRSSFAPETFQELSGSSR, encoded by the coding sequence ATGATGCTGGTGACGCTGGTAGCCACGCCAACGAATCCGCTCTTGGTTACTCCCACCGGGGTAGCCATTGCGCTCCTCTTTGCTGCCTCGATCATAGGGGTTCTCGGCTGGATGCTTCACTTGCCCCCAGAGACTGAGCTAAGCCGTACCGCTAGCCGGGCCGTGCGCTCGCTGAATAAGATGACACGGATTCTGGTGCCGCTGCTGCACTGTAGTGAGGAGAGCGATCGCGCCCTGGCTCTGGCCCTGCAGATGGCCCGCCATCGCAATGGAAGCGTCTGGGCGCTGGCTGTGATTGAGGTGCCCTTTATGCTGCCCCTGGATGCCACCCTGGGGACAGAGGAGGAGCGCGTCCAGGCTCTGGTCGAGCGGGCGCGCTCGGTGGCCCGCCAGATGCCCTCAGCGCTCACGGTGCGGGTGCTCAAGGCGCGACAGGCTGGCTCTGCCATTGTTTATGAGGCGACCCAGATCGCCGCCGACCTGATCATTGTGGCCAACTGCCCCGTGCGAGTACGCGGCAGCTTGCAGCAGATTGATCCCGCTGTCGAGTATGTGCTGAAGCATGCCCCGTGCGAGGTGCTGGTACTGAGCGGCGCCCGCTTCCTTCCCCACCGCGAGCAGGAGCCTACTCAGTTCTCCCCCCACCCCACCACCGAAGAGGGGACCGACAGGAGCAGCTTCGCTCCTGAGACCTTCCAGGAGCTTAGCGGCAGCAGCCGCTAG